A window of Bos mutus isolate GX-2022 chromosome 3, NWIPB_WYAK_1.1, whole genome shotgun sequence genomic DNA:
GGGCTCCCGAAAGATCAAGCCAGATTGCCATGACTGAGACAGAAGATCggggtggcgggggggtgggggcagaggagaaaagtccaaagggagagagaaaggatggCTCATGTCACCTCTCTTCTGCCTGCAGCCGCTCCTGCAACTCCCGATTCTGGGACTCAAGCTGCGAGAGGCTGGCGCTGGGCTTCTGGAAGCCTTCTGAGCTGGCCAACCGGCTCTTCAAGTCCTTGTTCTGAGAGGGGACAGGAAGCCTCCTTGATTTGCACTCTACTTCCAATAGCTTTCATGGTCATTCTATCCACCTCCCAAGGTCTCTCCCTGAGattgcccaccccaccccctcacctgTCTCTCCAAGGAGATTTTGTCACACTCCAGGTCTTGCCGGGCTGACCTCTCCTGCATGAGCTCTGTCCTCAGCTGGTCCACCTAGCAGGGATAGGCCAGAGGAACTGGACTTGGGGAGGACTGATGATGAACCAGCAAGCTGAAACCAAGCTGGGCAGAGTAAATGGAGGGTGCTCTCTGAATCCCCCAAATTCCCAGGCAACTAAGAAATCACAGCCTACTCAAATGAGAGGAGCCATAAAGATTGAAACAAGGCCTCCTCAGTCTCACCAGGAACCAGAATCCCTTCTGAATGGAGATGGCCCAGACTCAGGTCAGTAACCCAGGCCACCAGGATTCCTTCCTCCATTCAATTCCTGGCTTCTTTCCACTTGAGGAAACCTGCCAACCCCTCCCGAAAGCAGATGAGACTCTGCAGTAGAACTAGTCACGCACCAATTCTGCAGCCAGATCTCTCCAGACATGAAAGATGGGAAGGTAGGGTTGTTTTTGAAAGGGCTGAGAGGCTCTGTCGTCAGGCATAAACATAGATGAGGGGTCAGGAAGGGGCTACCTGATCTCGGCCACGATTCATCCGGTCGGTCAGCAGCTCCACCGTGCTCTTCTCCTCATCTAACTCTGCCTCCAGCCGTGAGACTTTTTCCTGTGGCAGAGGGACAACAATTTGGGTTAATTCTGTCCCAAATGCTGGACACCACAATGCCACTCTCACCTGGACGCTCTCAGACCCCAGCCTCCAGAGATTCttgtctctccccatcccacaATCCGTTggtccctccccctgcccagagCCACCATGGAGCTAGCGCCCTCTGCTGCCCAAGTGAGGCATCAAGAGGAAGGAGCGGGCCCACTTTGATCCTGACCCCTTGGCAGGAGGACAAACCCCAGAATCTGTTTCTCACTGGGGCAGCCCTATTTCCCTAATGGGAAAATAGAAACCAAAGCTTCTAAACTCAAGCCAGGCAGTACCACATAGAGACTAAGAGTGTGGGCAccagagccagactgcctgggtttaaaAATCAGATCTACCACttccttccctggtagttcagcgggtaaagaatccgcctgcaatgctggaaaccccagttcaatccctcggttgggaagatcccttggagaagggaaaggctgcccactccagtattctggcctggagaattccataaactgtatagtccatggggttgcaaagactcggacatgatgagcgactttcacttcatttcacttcaccaCTTCCTAGCACAGGGGCCAAGGACAAGTGGCTTAGCCTCTCCGCATctgttttccacatctgtaaaatggacaaaaCAAAACTACCCATTCCAAAGGGCTATTCTcaggactgagtgaatgaatgaatgttagctgatcagtcatatctgactctttgtgaccccatggaccgtagcccaccaggttcctctgtccctgggattctccaggcaagaatgctggagtgggttgccattcacttctccattggatcttccaggcccagggatcaaacccgggtctcctgcgttgctcAGGTTTACATGATTCTTAAATACTTGGCACATAGCACAATATATTAAGCATTTGCTGCTATTATTACTGTTGTCGTTATTGCCAAACACAGCAAACTGAAGATCACTGTTGACTCTAAAGGGGAGAagctgctgctcagctccagcCAACGATTACCATGCAGAAAACTCGGGACTCAAAGCCCCTTGTTGTTATATTTTTCAAAGGTAAACAAGAGGCCAGAAATCCAAAATTTTATTTGACATCTTTAAATTTCTAAACAGTGGCAATTAATTCAAAGTTGCTTAAAGCACTGTAGTCAAACAAAACCCATCAGCTGTGGGCTGCCAGTTTTCTACCCCTAATACAGAAAGAGGCTGGGAGTGCCCTGGCTTTTCCCACAGAAGTCCCACCTGTGCCAGGATCCAGAcctccccccaccttcccccaccctGCCTCTACACGTCAACCCCTCACCTCAAGGCTCTTGAGTTGCCGGCTCTTGTCATCCTGAGAGCGTTTTTTGTTCTCTGCCTCTTGTTCCAGCCCCTGCAGTCGCTGGACCAGCAGCTCTTTGTCCAGCCGGGCTGTGTCCCGATCAGCCTGGGATGCCTGCAGGGCCTGCCGCAGCCTCTGAGTCTGgtcagaagagaaaaatgcaaCAGCTCAGATAAAGTGAGGTGGAGGCGGGGTGGGAGCAGTCCACCCTGCcggggaaaattcttcaacacttTAAATCACCTGAGTTTTTAGACAACTGATACTGAAACCAAGCCTCAGGGTGTATGATTTAAGTGGACAGGATGCATCCTGggtaatgagatttttaaaaatctccccagGTGCCCCTAATGTGCAGCAGGGTTTGAAAACGCATCAGTAGAGGATGTGTTGTCTGTACAGGAGTGACGTAAGTGCACCACTACAGTGTACAGCCCCACCtaagtgcatgcgtgctcagctgattcagtcatgtctgattctttatgaccctatggactacagcccgccaggctcctcagtccatgcgattctccaggcaagaacactggagtgagtggccatttcctcctccaggggatcttcccaatttaggGATCTAacttgcatctcctatgtctcctgcattgtaggcggattctctactgctgagccactggggaatgcATCCTCTGTCTGCATCCAGGGTGGACAACTCCCTCCATCCTCCCCCGCCTAAATGATTAGACCTAAACGCAGATCCTAGGATCCTCTGGCAACAGCTTTAATTAAGAGgtaggcttccctcatggctcagctggtaaagaatccgcctacaatgtgggagacctgggttcaatccctggattgggaagatcccctggagaagggaacagctacccactccagtattctagcctggagaattccatggactgtgtagtccatggggtctcaaagagtcagacacacttaaTTAAGAAGCAATGAATGACCTTCAATATAAGAATACTGGGAGGGTTCCCAGTATCCTGCCATTTAGGCTTCTACCTCATCCTGAAGCCGGCTTAGCCCCCCAGAGGTCTTCTCAGCTTCACTGGCCCACTCCTTGGCCTGGCGCTGGGCATCTGCCACCTCCCGCCGAGCCTTTTCCTTGTAATCCTCCAGCTGGGCCTGGAGCTGCTGCAGGGCTTGCTTTGAGTCGTTCCCAATCTGTTCcagctgagacacagagagaagagctTTTTCAACCCTGCAACTCTTTAACAGTTGCCTCTGTCCCTTCTCTAGGCCCAGACTCCCAAGGTTCTCCCAgagcctccttcctgccccaaCAGCCCTCTCTTGCTCTCCTGGACCTAGGTCCCTAGTATGGCTGGGAGTAATATACAGACctcctggattcaaatcctgctCTACCACTTAGCTGTGCAACCACAGGCAAGTTACTTATCCTCTCTGTCTCagttccctatctgtaaaatgggataataatagtacatcacacggttgttgtgagaattatgTTAATTAATTATATACGTACTCACAGCAGTGCCTGATACAAAGTAAGCCTGAAATGACCATATTTTACCAAACCCATGATACCAATGATTATTATAAGGTATACCACTGAAAGAAAAAGTTGCCAACTGAACTATAACATACCATCAATTATAAGACAAATCAATTCCAGAGATGATACAATGTACATTTTAGAACTGATGAAATAGGTGTTTGCTCCAGTTTTATAAATAAGAGTCTAGGTGGATGACCTTACTcgaaaaaaaagcaatttatttccttttcttcctttctccttccctcccctgaaTATGAAATTCTACCAATGAAAATTCCTGTTTTAAGGTCTTACAGATGTCTAAGGAGGGACCAtaggcctttttttccccttcctctaaATATAAAGTTCTGTCAATGAAGATTCCTATGTTTAGGTCTTATAGACTTCTAAAaggaactccaggagacagacgGTCTCCAAGGATTAGACCGTAAAGGAATGGGATGGAAGGGGTGAGCAAAAACACTCAGGGGACACAGGAAGGATGCCACTCTGCCTCTTTGGCCTTGGCTTCCCCAACAATGAACTTGAGGAAAGCAAACACCACACGCTGTGACCCCATTCCCTCCCCTGTCCACTGCTCCAGGCAAGCTTCTGTATGAGCTGAGCCTCTTCCTGAGCCTGGGCCAGCCCGTGCCTACCTCCTTGTTCAGCCGGTCCACAGTCCTGTCCAGTAAGCGCTTCTGCTCCTCCAGCTCGGCCTTGCTGCGCCTGAGCACCTCCCGctgcttcccctcctcctccagcgCCCGGTTCAGCGCCTGCTGCTCCTGCCCCAGGCGGGTCAGCCCCCGCTGGGCCTCCTCTAGCCGTGCCTCCAGTGCCCGCTTGGCTgctgccaggctcccctcctcttcctgagCTGCATTTAAGGCCTCCTGTAGCCGCTGTTTCTCTGCCTGGGAGAGGAGAAGGTGAGTGATGTTGGACCAAGAGGATGCAAAGCTCAGGCTCAAGCCATTTGGAGGTGAgcagctgggagggaggaggaagagatatTTCTGAAAAAGGTGGACAATGAAAACAGGCTCCAAGATCAGAGACCATGTAGAGTGGGAGATGGACAAAAACactagggcaaaggctaagacaTTCACACCAAAGCACACTCCAGATACAAACCCAAGGTTAACAGAGGGCTAGGGAGGCAAATAGAAACACATTACAGGCAAAATAAAAGTGATGGCTGAGTATTCCCATGttcatgttagtcgctcagttatgtctgactctttgtgaccccgtgggctatagcccaccaggctcctctgtccatgggattctccaggcaagaatactggagtgagctgccattcccttctccagaggatcttcccgaccccaggatcaaacccaggtctcctgcattacaggcagattctttaccatctgagccatgagagtaacagtattagtctctcagtcgtgtctgactcgtcgcgacccatggactatacctctatccatggaattttccaggcaagaatactggagtgggtgccatttccttctccagggcatcttcctgacccagggactgaactcaggtctcctgcattgcaggcagtttctttaccgtctaagctaCCAGTATGTAGCCAGGGATGAGAGGACAGAGGACAGGGAGGAAGCCAAAGATGTTAGCGAAAGCACTAACCTCTAGCCGCTGCACCTTGTCCCGAAGCCGAGCCTCCGCCACTTCCCCACCCTCCGCCAAGCCTCGTGCCTCCTTCAGCTGCTGCTCCAGACCCAGGATGCGCCGTCGGAATTCGTCGTTTTCTTCCTGGGTCTCCCGAAGCGTCGTCTCCACTGCTGTTCGACGCTGCCCCAGCACTGCCGCTTCTGTCTCTGCTGCCATCTGAGCCTGAGGCCGGTTCAGAGAGGTGGCTCAGACCCCGGGGCTCAAGATCGCCGACGACTCCCAGGAAAACCACCCCACAGAGAGCGACTGAAAGAGGGGTGGTACCGCCAGCCAGAGGCTTCCCTGAGAACCCCACCCTACAGAGAAGCAGTGGGTGTCACAAGGTACAGCCCGGCCTCCCCAGCCACATCCTGGCTACGTTTAAGCACACACCTAGGACCGTGGTATTTGGTCTATACATACCCATGATAGGTAATTTTCCATGCCCTCTGGCTCCTCAGCCCTCCAGACCCCTCAGCCTCCACCTCCTAAGCCCTATGCCCACTCCCCTTGCCTTGGAAGCCTCTTCACAGTCTTGTCTCAGTTGCTGTAGGGTCTTTTGTAGCTGGAGGTTCTGCTCTTCCAGCCCCCGGCTCCGTTCAGCCTCGACCCTCAGCTGCTTCTCCAACTCCCGCTCCCGGTGCCGCCCTGCCAcctcctggctctgctgctctTCCTGCAGCTCCTTAAGTTCCTCCTGTGTCCGACGCAGCTCctagaaggaagagaaatggtGACAGGGCAGAGAGAACCAGCTTGGGATACCAGAGAGTGGAGAAACGGAAACTCTGATACATTGCTGGTGAGAGTGTGAAATGGTatggccactttggaaaataatttggcaatGTCTCAAAgagttcttgggcttctcttgtggctcagcaggtaaagaatctgtctacaacgggggagacctgtgttcgatccctggattgggcagattccctggagaagggaatggctccccactccagtattctggcctggagaattccatggactgtatagtccatgaagtcacaaagagtcagacacgaatgaatgaCTTCCACTTTCAAAGAGTTAACCATAAAgtgaccatatgacccagcaattccactcctaggtatatacccaagagaactaTATAAGCATATGATCACAAAAAAACCTGTAAGTAAAAGTTCATAGTGGCATTATTCATTATAGCTAAATATAGAAAtgacccaagtgtccatcagctgatgaacagataagacttccctggtggcacagtggctgagaatccacctgccagtgcaggggacacaggttcaattcctggtccaggaagattccacatgccacagagtaattaagcccatgcatcacaagtGCTAAGCTCGTGTGCttcaactaccgaagcccacttGCCTAGAGCCAAtgttccacaataagagaagccaccgcaatgagaagcctacacaccacaacaaagagtagcccccacttgccacaactagagaaagaccaaggaaagcaatgaagatccagcacagccataaataaattttaaaatgtttaaaaactgatgaagagaaacaaatgtggtatatccatacagtggaatattattcagccataaaaagtaacGAAATACTGTTACTTGGTACAACACAGATAAACCTTGAGAAACATATtagatgaaagaagccagacacacaaAAGGCTCGATATAATAGGAGTCcgattatatgaaatgtccagaataggcaaatccatagagagagaagagtgactgctaatggataCAGGGTTCTTTTTTGGGGTAATTAGAATATCCTataattagatagtggtgatggttgtaaaaCTCTGTGAGTGTACAAAACCCCACTAAACTGTATTCTTTAAAAGGGTGACTTTTATGGTACATGAACTAAAtctctactttaaaaaaactatGTGGAATAAGAACAGATGAGtgtatgaataaaattaaaatagctattttttttcaaatgctaaaaaCCAAAGTATGTGACACAATAAATATTAGTGTGATTTgctgatctgattttttttttaatattaaaatatgatttctgGTTCTAATTATCTAGTAGCTACTTCTGAAATTCAGAAAGTATCATAATTAGGCTGAaaggttatttatatatatagagtGAGTCTTCTATATAAGACATtaactacaaagaaaaagaaaactaccacAGTGTGTGGCTTACAGTGGACTGAGTTAGTCTGTTTTCCTAatgtatatgctatgctatgctatgctaagtcacttcagtcgtgtccgactctgtgcgaccccatagacgacagcccaccaggctcccccgtccctgggattctccaggcaagaacactggagtgggttgccatttccttctccaatgcatggaagtgaaaagtgaagttgctcagtcctgtccgactcttagcgaccccatggactgcagcctaccaggctcctccatccatgggattttccaggcaagagtactggagtggggtgccattgccttctccgtgtatatGTTATAGgctgattaaatatttaataaaatgtactTAATATATGAGATAAATGAAACAGTAGTTATTACTTTTTAGCTTTACCTAGCATAATAAATCAATTGAGATTGTCCAGAGGAATGTCCAAGTTGCCTATGTCAGCTAATATAATGAACAAACTTCAGACTATCTTTATTTGTTAACTTAATAACAATACAGTAAAAACTAGGAGTACTTCTGATTTGACAACTACCAAAGTATATTTGGTTAACACTTATTATCTTTTTCTccaccaaaaatttttttataagctCAAGCTTTTATTTATCTGGGAAATCATCATTCAGAGGTATATTtctttactcatttaaaaatacaatgcttACTGATTACAGTTAGGTAGCCTTATAGTAAATGCATGATCAATAAGCATTGATTAATTAATACTTGTTAACTGATTACCTACTACATACCAAGCATAGACAATCAAAGAAATGTAGACCCAGAAGGATTCTCAAGAGGCTGTAAATGCCAATTCTCCataattataattaatgaaaatattttctaactttcaAATCATTTGAAATAAAGCActgctttcttgtccttcataaACTAATACCAGGAATATGAAGAAATTATTTGTGTTCATTTCAATTTTATGAGATTGTTTATAAAATATCCACGCATGATAAAAACATTTAGTTCCCTGGGTCTAGATTCTGCAGTAGCCTTCAAATTACAATTTGGCTTCCCATGTAGGTCAGCTGGCCATGTACTGCAAGTGTTCTAATCCATGTGACAACACGGCTCATTGTAAGTTAATAAACCAGTGTTCTAATTGTAAATGTTGGTTTCATAAGTGTAGTTAATGAGTCCCCTCTAAAAGATGAAGTAACCCTTGCTATGATGACCAAATGAGGTTTCCAAGCTTGCAAAAATGAGCCTGGAGTTTCACAAATTCACCTCAATGTTGCTACCCATGAGGTCTCTTGGGAGGCAGCCAGCAGCCTCTGGCTATAACCCAAGCTGGCCATGGCGAATTCTTTCCATTAGAAATGTCTACAGTGAATGAGGAGACCAGTCCTGCCGGAGTGTGTGCTGCGAAGAGATAAGGCTGAGCAGGCAGGAGGAAGTCTGAAAACAAAGCAGTGGGAGACAGCACGAAGGCCCTCGTGGATGGGTGAGGCATGTGCCCATCACCCCAACCTGCCCTTCTGCCCCCCAGCTTCCAAGTACCTTCTTGAGCTCCTCCACCTGGCGAGTATCTCCAGCACCAGTTCGGGCCTGCCCTAGTTCCCTCTGCAAGGCCTCTATCTTCTCCCCAAGTTCCTCTTCCAGCTCGTCCTTCTCCATACGCAGCTGCAGGAGTCTGAGCCCAGCAAGGTGAGATAAAAGGGAAGGGGAACAGAGTGAGGCCACCTGCTGGGGAGAGGCTAGAAGAACAATGAAAACCACCTCCCTGGAGGTTAATACGCTGGGCCCCCGCCCtcaggagggaggaaggtggaTACGGAGGGCACTTTGAGGGCAGTCTGAGAAACGGGAGAGGGAAGAGCACAGCGCTGATGGAGAAGAGCAGGGATAGAAGAATCCTGGACAAGCTTCCTGGGGGGGACTATCCTTACTGCTGCTTGGTGGCTCTAAGCTCCTCCTTGTTCTTCTGAAACATGTTCTGCCAATGCCCTGTCTCCTCTGAGGTCTCCTCCAGCTCCTTCTGCAGCCCCCGCACCAGGGCTGACATCTTCTGCTTCTCAGCTTCTAACGCTGCGTGGTCCTAGTGAAGAGGAGAGTCAGGGGCCAGGAGGTTCAGAGGCGAGAGCTAACTCCAGAGCATGGTGTGAGAGTGCAGATGATAAGGCTCAGATCCAGAGGCACTGTGCCAGCTGCACACCCTGACACCCAGGGAGCCTGGCGCAGTGCTAGTACAAGGCTCTCTTCCTAAGACACAGTCTGCCTGTCATCTAGAGGGAGTCTCCTCCATTATTTCAATCACACACGCTCATGGGACTTCTGGCCCGTACTCCTTCTCTCCACCCTTACAGGTTTCCTGACGAAGGTTTTCATTACATCTCACACGTGTCTTTTAGCAGGAGTTCCAGTGatgaccaggaaaaaaaatccccagaCACCAAGACCTCAAGGCAGCCCTCTTCCCTGGGATGCCCTCTTTTCCCAGCCCTGCTCTTGTCACATGCCTGGGTCGCGTCCTGCATGCTCCGGCGAAGCTGTTCGGTGTCCCGCTGGTACTGCTGCCTCACGTGCTCCACCTCCTGGTCCCGGGAGGCCACCTCCTCCTTCAGGGCGCCCTTCAGGGCCGTCAGCTCCCGCTCCCGCAGCCTCAGCTGCTCCTCCACCCGCTGTTTCCCCTCCAAGACCTCCTCCAAAAGCTCCCGGGTCTCTATCAGGTCCTGGGGAAAGTGAAGGTGGAAGTACAGAGGTGACCATATTAGAATCCACCTGTctgttaattcattcattcattaatccaGTCAGTcaaaaaatatgtattgagcacGTCTGATCTGTTAGGCACGTGAACAGATGCTTTCTGCCCTCTACAATGCCTAGTTAGGCTAAAGGAAATCCACCATTCTGTCTCTGGGATCACCCCACCACTGAGCCTGCCTGAAAGCACCCTAAAGAGACAGTCAGATACCTCCTCCCCATACTTTGGGGAAACAATAGATGAGCAGACTTGAGGATGCTCTTGCTGAAAGGGAGCAGAGATGAGAGTACCCCACCCTACTCCCTGGGCTTtccctggggtttgatccctgggttgggaagattcccctggagaagggaatggcaacccactccagtattcttgactggagaattccatggacagaggagcctggcgggggctacagtccatagggccgcagagttggacatgactgaagcaattaatACACACACCCCCCTCCCTACCTTCATTAGCACCTCCTTAGCAGCTTCAGGACCGTGGGCCTGTTTCAGCTTGTCCTGCAGCTCCAtcacctgggtctccagcccATGCCGTACCCTTTCACCCTGGTCCAGGAGAAGCTTCATGTTCTGGAGCCTAATAATCAATCACAGACAACATTATTGAGCATTAAGTGTCAGTCCATTTTCTAAACACTTTACTTATAGTAATTCCTTCAAACTTCCTTCAAGCATTTGTTCAAATCTAAACAATGTCTCCCCTGTTTGATTTAATACTATAACCTGCTCCCCTACAACCCAGCCCTCCTAAGGTTCTTTAACCTACTCTACTTACCACCTTCTCACGTGTTACACATTTACTTACATAATATGCTTATTGTTTACTGTCTGTTTTTCCTCACTAGAAACTTTGCTTTATGGTTCACTGATGAACCATAGGAATCTAGATCAGTACCTACTATATAATACTGATCACAAAACTTCTGCTACATGAATGattgaatcctcacaacaatctggtgaggcaggtattattattaagcccattttacagattaagaacTTGATGCACAGAGGCAAACCCAGGCAGCCTAACTCATGCACTATGAGCATATCTGATAGAAAAGGTAAAGAGAAAGGTCCCATGTTTAACCATCTCTGTCTGCCCCTTTCAGCTTCTGGAGATTTCCCTGTCTCCCCCAGCGCTGGGGGAGTCTCTGAATATGGCTGAGGTCCCCACATGGCCCTGCGTGCACTAGCAGCTGCACTCACTCCTTGGTACTCTGCTGggcctcccccttcctcctctccagcaGCTCCTGCAATCGGCTGCACTCTtctgccttctcctccagctGCCGTTCCAGCCCCACCTGGGACGGCTCTAGCTTCTGCCgtttctggaaaaggaaaggagaatgaaACAGGTGAAGGGTAGGTCAAGCCTCTCAGAAAGACCAGGAATAATGGAAATGTCTAACACCTATTGATATTCACTATGTGACAGGCACTGAACTAGGAATCTTATGTATATTATCTGCATTTAAGCCTCAGATGAAACCTTGTAATGGTACTTATACTTGTAATGGTTTAAAATATGTCCACAGATTCTTTGCCTTTCCTTTCAAAAGGTGAAACCTCTCCCCTTGTGCAGAGGCTGGACTTAGTATAGACTCCCCTGGAGTACAGGCCATCTCttctaacaaacagaaaaaggaggaagTGATGTGTCACTTTTAAGACTAGGTCATAAAAAGGCACTGCAGCTTCCTTCTAAGCTTCTCTCTTGAATCACTCACTCTGAGGGAAGGTAGTCACCACACTGTGAAGACACTCAAGCAGCCCTATGAAGAGGTCCATGTAgcaaggaactgaggcctccagcTAACCACCATTGAGTAAGCCATGCTAGAAGTAAATCCTGCAACTCCGGTCAAGTATCCTAATGACGAGACCCCCAGCCAACATCTTGACTGGAAGCTTATTACAGgccctgagccacaactacccAGTTAAGTGGCTCCCAGACCTTGGACACTCTGATACTGGGCGATGTTTGTTTTGAGGTAATTTATTACACAGTAAtaactgtgtgtatgtgctcagttgtgtctgactctttgtgacccatggactgtagactaccaggctcctctgtctacggaattttccagacacgaatactggagtgggttgccatttcctactccaagggatcttcccaacccagggatcaaacccccacctCCTGCACCGCCTGtgctggcaggcggactctttaccactgtgccaaggTAGaagcagtgtttaaaaaaaaaaaggagtacaaAGCCTTGAGCATAAGACTgacctgaattttaaaattcctctACAACTTACCACCTTGGGCAATTCACTTCATCTTTCTGATCTTCAACTTTCTTATCATACAAGGGTCCAGGATACCTACTTTATAGGGTCACTATAATCATTACATATTACTCAGGATAGTACCTACTACAATAATTCAgctcaataaatggcagctaCTATTACTGCCATCATTATGAtaatgatgaaaagaactgaggtaaataatttgctcaagatTTATACAGTcagtaagtggtagagctgggcttccctggtggctcagatggtaaagaatctgcctgcattgtgggagacctgagttcaatccttgggttgggaagatcccctggaggagggcatggcaacccactccagtattcttgtctggagaatcccatggacagaggagcctggcgggctacagtccatggggttgcaaagagtcggacacagctgagcgactaagcacagcacaaggggCAGAGCTAGGACAGGACTGTCCAGAGGAACAGAATGAAAAGTAGTTGGACCCCTGATGAATGTGTTCTTCCTCTCCAGGCTCTGGAGAACCCCCAAAGTCCTTCCTGGGACTAGCACACACTCTTGTCTCATCTCACAGGACACACAAGCGCTCTTCCCACTGCTTGGAAGGGCCCATCCAGGCCAAGTTTCTTCTCCCATGTGATCCTTCACCCCTCCTGCACCTCTGATCCTCTCCTCACCTTCACCTCTTCATCCAGCTTTTTCTGTAGCTCCTCCACTTTTTGGG
This region includes:
- the CGN gene encoding cingulin — protein: MEQASTMAEPRGPVDHGVQIRFITEPVGEAEIGTLRRGGRRPAKDARASTYGVAVRVQGIAGQPFVVLNSGEKGGDSFGVQIKGANNRGAPGALSSDSELAESPYSQARELPAPSQGSTSDEEPGAHWNGRLLRSQSQASLAGPSLMDPDNRSTSLLELAPQRTSPGNTIDTAPLSSVDSLINKFDSHHGGQTRGRTGRRTRMLPPEQRKRSQSLDNRLPRATLQERERQSPDHWIPGTKHDQRTGRSKPSAQSSLGSFSRARQTQDWVLQSFEEPRGRVQDPAVLQFKSTPDLLRDQQEAAPPGSMDHVKATIYGILREGSSESETSVRRKVSLVLEQLQPLVMASPGSAKVGQAELTQKVEELQKKLDEEVKKRQKLEPSQVGLERQLEEKAEECSRLQELLERRKGEAQQSTKELQNMKLLLDQGERVRHGLETQVMELQDKLKQAHGPEAAKEVLMKDLIETRELLEEVLEGKQRVEEQLRLRERELTALKGALKEEVASRDQEVEHVRQQYQRDTEQLRRSMQDATQDHAALEAEKQKMSALVRGLQKELEETSEETGHWQNMFQKNKEELRATKQQLLQLRMEKDELEEELGEKIEALQRELGQARTGAGDTRQVEELKKELRRTQEELKELQEEQQSQEVAGRHRERELEKQLRVEAERSRGLEEQNLQLQKTLQQLRQDCEEASKAQMAAETEAAVLGQRRTAVETTLRETQEENDEFRRRILGLEQQLKEARGLAEGGEVAEARLRDKVQRLEAEKQRLQEALNAAQEEEGSLAAAKRALEARLEEAQRGLTRLGQEQQALNRALEEEGKQREVLRRSKAELEEQKRLLDRTVDRLNKELEQIGNDSKQALQQLQAQLEDYKEKARREVADAQRQAKEWASEAEKTSGGLSRLQDETQRLRQALQASQADRDTARLDKELLVQRLQGLEQEAENKKRSQDDKSRQLKSLEEKVSRLEAELDEEKSTVELLTDRMNRGRDQVDQLRTELMQERSARQDLECDKISLERQNKDLKSRLASSEGFQKPSASLSQLESQNRELQERLQAEEREKTVLQSTNRKLERRVKELSIQIDDERQHVNDQKDQLSLRVKALKRQVDEAEEEIERLDSLRKKAQRELEEQHEVNEQLQARIKALEKDSWRKASRSAAESTLQHEGLSSDEEFDSVYDPSSIASLLTESNLQTSSC